In Kineococcus endophyticus, a genomic segment contains:
- a CDS encoding AAA family ATPase, with protein sequence MTFCEDEQDKRGQTMARSDLLLALVQSGAGGDDLAFRRAAEALIAEENAKKHGVLASQLAEALTRRQSPGSSVSPLSRHKESAGLFHESEPTSRIADLVLPAAVRQATSDVIEEHHRRDLLRSHGVEPRHRILLEGPPGSGKTTLAEAVATEIAVPLLTVRYEALIGSFLGETASRMDTLFAAVRVRPCVLFFDEFDAVAKERGDTHETGEIKRVVSSLLLQIDRLPSHVIVIAATNHAELLDRAVWRRMQVRLSLPKATREGKIELLRAWSARTGVQLGKSQRSIADRLHDASYAEVEDFAEDVRRRQILDGFDADPNAVTERLLRIWSNRARPTHDD encoded by the coding sequence ATGACCTTCTGCGAAGATGAGCAGGACAAGAGAGGGCAGACCATGGCGCGCAGTGACCTACTCCTGGCGCTGGTCCAGTCCGGTGCCGGCGGAGACGACCTAGCGTTCCGGCGTGCCGCTGAGGCACTCATCGCCGAAGAGAACGCTAAGAAGCACGGGGTGCTCGCCTCTCAGCTGGCTGAAGCACTCACACGACGGCAAAGCCCTGGATCATCCGTCTCGCCCCTCTCACGTCATAAAGAGTCGGCCGGCCTGTTCCACGAGTCCGAGCCAACGAGTCGCATCGCAGACCTCGTGCTGCCGGCAGCCGTTCGCCAGGCCACGAGCGACGTGATCGAGGAGCACCACCGCCGCGACCTCCTCCGCAGCCACGGCGTCGAGCCACGGCACCGAATCCTGCTAGAAGGGCCTCCAGGAAGCGGCAAGACCACACTCGCCGAAGCCGTCGCCACTGAGATCGCCGTTCCTCTGCTGACGGTGCGCTACGAAGCGCTCATCGGTTCCTTCCTCGGCGAGACCGCCAGCCGCATGGACACCTTGTTCGCCGCGGTACGCGTGCGCCCCTGCGTGCTCTTCTTCGACGAGTTCGACGCCGTCGCCAAGGAACGTGGTGACACGCACGAGACCGGCGAGATCAAGCGAGTGGTCAGCTCTCTCCTTCTCCAGATCGACCGTCTACCCAGCCACGTCATCGTCATCGCCGCTACCAACCATGCAGAACTTCTTGACCGCGCAGTCTGGCGCCGTATGCAAGTCCGCCTGTCCCTGCCCAAAGCAACCCGCGAAGGCAAGATCGAACTTCTCCGCGCCTGGTCCGCTCGCACGGGGGTGCAGTTGGGTAAGTCCCAACGAAGCATCGCAGACCGTCTTCACGACGCCAGCTACGCCGAGGTCGAAGACTTTGCAGAAGATGTCCGTCGCCGCCAAATCCTCGACGGCTTTGACGCCGACCCGAATGCCGTGACCGAGCGCCTCCTACGCATCTGGTCGAACCGAGCCCGACCCACGCACGATGACTGA